One Capsicum annuum cultivar UCD-10X-F1 chromosome 2, UCD10Xv1.1, whole genome shotgun sequence genomic window carries:
- the LOC107858434 gene encoding 5'-adenylylsulfate reductase 3, chloroplastic, translating into MALAFTSSRAIHGSLSSSSHEQPKVSQLGKFQLLDQPKVPSKLLNFSSRRCAVKPLYAEPKRNESIVPSAATIVAPEVAVKVVEAEDFEKLAKDLENASPLEIMDNALEKFEDDIAIAFSGAEDVALIEYAHLTGRPFRVFSLDTGRLNPETYQLFDAVEKHYGIRIEYMFPDAVEVQALVRSKGLFSFYDDGHQECCRVRKVRPLRRALKGLRAWITGQRKDQSPGTRSEVPVVQVDPSFEGLDGGSGSLVKWNPVANVEGKDIWNFLRAMNVPVNSLHSKGYVSIGCEPCTRPVLPGQHEREGRWWWEDAKAKECGLHKGNIKDESANGNGNSAVQANVNVADILDTKDIVKLSRPGVENLLKLEDRREPWLVVLYAPWCRFCQAMEGSYVELAEKLGSSGVKVGKFRADGEQKTFGQQELQLGSFPTILFFPKHSSQPIKYPSEKRDVNSLLAFVNALR; encoded by the exons ATGGCTTTGGCTTTCACTTCTTCTAGAGCAATTCATGGCTCTTTGTCTTCATCTTCACATGAACAACCCAAAG tATCCCAATTGGGTAAATTTCAGCTATTAGATCAGCCAAAAGTACCATCGAAATTGTTGAATTTTTCTTCGAGGCGTTGTGCTGTGAAGCCATTGTATGCTGAGCCTAAAAGGAATGAGTCAATAGTTCCGTCAGCAGCAACAATTGTTGCTCCTG AGGTAGCAGTGAAAGTGGTAGAGGCAGAGGACTTTGAAAAACTGGCTAAGGATCTTGAAAATGCTTCACCTCTTGAGATTATGGATAATGCCCTTGAGAAATTTGAAGATGATATTGCCATCGCTTTCAG TGGTGCAGAAGATGTTGCTTTGATAGAGTATGCACATTTAACTGGTCGACCATTTAGAGTGTTCAGCCTTGATACTGGAAGGTTGAATCCAGAGACTTACCAACTTTTTGATGCTGTCGAGAAGCACTATGGCATTCGCATCGAATACATGTTTCCTGATGCTGTTGAAGTTCAGGCTTTAGTAAGGAGCAAGGGTCTTTTCTCATTCTACGATGATGGCCACCAAGAATGCTGCCGTGTTAGGAAAGTTAGGCCCCTGAGGAGAGCCCTCAAAGGTTTACGTGCCTGGATCACGGGGCAAAGAAAAGATCAGTCCCCCGGAACTCGATCTGAAGTTCCAGTTGTTCAAGTAGACCCCTCTTTCGAGGGATTGGATGGTGGATCTGGAAGCTTGGTGAAGTGGAATCCAGTGGCTAATGTAGAAGGCAAGGACATATGGAACTTCCTACGTGCGATGAATGTGCCCGTTAACTCTTTGCATTCCAAAGGTTATGTCTCCATTGGATGTGAACCTTGCACCAGGCCGGTCCTGCCTGGGCAACACGAGAGAGAAGGAAGGTGGTGGTGGGAGGATGCAAAGGCCAAGGAATGTGGCTTACACAAAGGAAATATCAAAGATGAAAGTGCAAATGGTAATGGGAACAGTGCTGTCCAAGCAAATGTCAATGTTGCTGATATTTTGGACACTAAGGACATTGTTAAGTTGAGTAGACCTGGAGTTGAGAACCTATTGAAATTGGAAGACCGAAGAGAGCCTTGGCTTGTCGTTCTTTATGCTCCTTGGTGCCGCTTCTGCCAG GCAATGGAAGGATCATATGTTGAATTGGCAGAGAAGTTGGGAAGTTCGGGTGTAAAGGTAGGGAAATTCAGGGCAGATGGTGAGCAGAAAACATTTGGACAGCAAGAGTTGCAGCTGGGAAGCTTCCCCACAATACTATTCTTTCCTAAGCACTCTTCACAGCCAATTAAGTACCCATCAGAAAAGAGGGATGTAAACTCCTTGCTGGCTTTTGTCAATGCTCTTAGATGA